From a region of the Pseudanabaena sp. ABRG5-3 genome:
- a CDS encoding M28 family peptidase codes for MENLQARLIQYLEKIVIERNPYYASAGHLFAREYIRSHFAKFGEVITHEFEVNGNKHQNLILQIGSKDGKQRSPLIIGAHYDTVAACVGADDNGSGVAVLLELAESISKNPIKYPVQLIAFDMEEYGLSGSRAYAAKLKSDKQKIRLMISLEMLGYCDRKPNSQHYPAGLDKFYPNTGDFIGLIGSIPTIPDLIHFQHHMKPIVPCEWLPAGWRGLAIPDTRRSDHAPFWDAGYKALMITDTADMRNPHYHKSSDRLETLDLEFLTHVCQGLITGIANLY; via the coding sequence ATGGAAAATCTCCAAGCGCGATTAATTCAATATTTGGAAAAAATTGTCATCGAGCGCAATCCCTACTATGCTTCGGCTGGACATTTATTTGCACGAGAATATATCCGATCGCATTTTGCCAAATTCGGTGAAGTAATCACCCATGAGTTTGAAGTTAATGGGAATAAGCATCAAAACTTGATTTTACAAATTGGGTCTAAAGATGGCAAACAGCGATCGCCTTTGATTATTGGCGCACATTACGATACGGTTGCGGCTTGTGTGGGCGCAGATGATAATGGCTCAGGGGTGGCAGTACTTCTAGAACTGGCGGAATCTATATCTAAAAATCCAATTAAATATCCCGTTCAGTTAATTGCCTTTGATATGGAGGAATATGGGTTGTCGGGAAGTCGTGCCTATGCAGCAAAACTTAAGAGTGACAAGCAAAAAATCCGCCTGATGATTTCCTTAGAGATGTTAGGATATTGTGATCGCAAGCCCAATTCACAACATTATCCCGCAGGTTTAGATAAGTTCTATCCAAATACTGGCGACTTCATTGGCTTAATTGGCAGTATTCCCACGATTCCCGATCTGATCCATTTTCAACATCATATGAAACCAATCGTTCCTTGTGAATGGCTCCCCGCAGGTTGGCGTGGTTTAGCAATACCTGACACTCGCCGTAGTGATCATGCGCCGTTTTGGGATGCTGGCTACAAAGCGCTGATGATTACTGATACTGCCGATATGCGAAATCCTCATTATCACAAAAGTAGTGATCGCCTAGAGACTCTCGATTTAGAATTTCTCACTCATGTCTGCCAAGGCTTAATCACAGGAATCGCGAATCTATATTAA
- a CDS encoding M3 family metallopeptidase yields the protein MSEVNNPLLIGKGLPPFPDIKPEHVIPAITQLLEETSAGLTHLEANVEPTWSGLVEPLERLTERIGWAWGAIEHLLSVKNSAELREAHKVVQPKVIEFFNRFSQSQPVYKAYKAIYGSSVWDSLEPAQKRIVEAAIRDAELSGVGLEGEDKEKFNAIQMELAELSTNFSNHVLDATKAFSMTLTLPEEIDGLPPSLLAQAAQAARLDGDNKATPENGSWCITLDYPSYVPFMQHSRRRDLREKLYRAFVSRAASGEFDNSPLIDRILELRQQKANLLGYPTYAELSLARKMAPNVDAVEKLLEELRQSSYTAAVAEFAELKEFAKSQGETEELKHWDTAYWAERQRETKFNFTVEELRPYFPLPKVLEGLFALVKRLFGVTVVPADGKAPIWHESVCFFEIQDEQNQAIAYFYLDPYSRPAEKRGGAWMNDCIGRAKVIEDGKPITRLPVAYLICNQSPPVDGKPSLMTFGEVETLFHEFGHGLQHMLTKVDYSGASGINNVEWDAVELPSQFMENWCYDRATLFGMAKHYETGETLPESYYQKLVDSKNYMSGSGMLRQLHFSLVDIELHHRYQVGGGETPLQVRSRLAKTTMIIPPLPEDNFLCSFGHIFAGGYAAGYYSYKWAEVLSADAFAAFEEAGLEDEDAIASTGRLYRDTVLALGGSKHPMEVFKTFRGREPSTAPLLRHSGLAKV from the coding sequence ATGAGTGAAGTTAACAACCCTCTTTTAATTGGCAAAGGGCTACCACCATTTCCAGATATTAAGCCTGAACATGTCATTCCTGCGATTACCCAATTGCTTGAAGAAACTAGCGCAGGACTAACCCATCTCGAAGCCAATGTTGAGCCTACATGGTCAGGACTAGTCGAGCCGCTAGAACGTCTTACGGAACGGATTGGTTGGGCATGGGGTGCTATCGAGCATCTACTTAGTGTCAAAAACAGTGCCGAATTGCGCGAAGCTCATAAAGTTGTGCAACCCAAGGTTATTGAATTCTTTAACCGTTTTAGCCAAAGCCAACCAGTCTATAAGGCTTATAAAGCAATCTATGGCTCATCGGTATGGGATAGCCTTGAACCTGCCCAAAAACGCATTGTCGAAGCTGCTATTCGTGATGCCGAACTTTCGGGCGTTGGTTTAGAAGGTGAAGACAAAGAGAAGTTCAATGCGATCCAAATGGAACTTGCCGAACTCTCCACCAACTTCTCAAATCATGTCCTAGATGCCACTAAAGCCTTTAGCATGACTCTAACCTTGCCCGAAGAGATTGACGGGTTGCCTCCTAGTCTATTGGCTCAAGCTGCTCAAGCAGCCCGTCTTGACGGTGACAACAAAGCCACCCCTGAAAATGGATCTTGGTGCATTACCCTCGACTATCCTAGCTATGTTCCCTTTATGCAGCATAGTCGTCGTCGTGATTTACGTGAGAAACTCTATCGCGCCTTTGTCAGCCGTGCCGCCAGTGGTGAGTTTGATAATTCGCCATTGATCGATCGCATTCTGGAATTGCGTCAGCAAAAGGCAAACTTGCTCGGCTATCCCACCTATGCGGAATTGAGTCTCGCTCGAAAGATGGCTCCCAATGTCGATGCTGTTGAGAAATTGCTGGAAGAATTGCGCCAGTCAAGCTACACTGCCGCCGTTGCAGAATTTGCCGAATTAAAGGAATTTGCAAAGTCTCAAGGTGAAACGGAAGAACTGAAGCATTGGGATACTGCTTACTGGGCAGAACGTCAACGCGAAACCAAGTTCAACTTTACCGTTGAAGAATTGCGTCCCTATTTCCCCTTGCCCAAGGTTCTTGAAGGTCTCTTTGCCCTTGTAAAGCGCTTGTTTGGAGTGACCGTCGTTCCTGCGGATGGCAAAGCTCCAATTTGGCATGAGAGTGTCTGCTTCTTTGAAATTCAAGATGAGCAAAATCAAGCGATCGCCTATTTCTACCTTGACCCCTACAGTCGTCCTGCCGAAAAGCGTGGTGGTGCATGGATGAATGACTGCATCGGACGCGCCAAGGTGATCGAAGATGGTAAACCAATCACCCGTTTACCCGTTGCCTATCTCATTTGTAATCAGTCTCCCCCCGTTGATGGCAAACCTAGCCTGATGACCTTTGGTGAAGTGGAAACTCTCTTCCATGAGTTTGGACATGGCTTGCAGCATATGCTTACTAAGGTTGACTATTCGGGTGCTTCGGGAATCAACAATGTGGAATGGGATGCAGTAGAATTGCCCAGTCAATTCATGGAAAACTGGTGCTACGATCGCGCTACCTTGTTTGGCATGGCAAAGCATTATGAAACAGGCGAAACTCTGCCTGAATCCTATTACCAAAAGCTCGTTGATTCCAAAAACTACATGAGTGGTTCAGGAATGTTGCGTCAGTTACATTTCAGTCTCGTGGATATAGAACTTCATCATCGCTATCAAGTCGGTGGTGGCGAAACTCCCCTTCAAGTGCGATCGCGCCTTGCGAAAACCACAATGATCATCCCACCCTTGCCTGAAGATAACTTCCTCTGCTCCTTTGGTCATATTTTTGCAGGAGGCTATGCCGCAGGTTACTATAGCTACAAGTGGGCAGAAGTTCTTAGTGCTGATGCCTTTGCCGCCTTTGAGGAAGCTGGGCTAGAGGATGAAGATGCGATCGCTTCGACTGGTAGACTCTATCGCGATACAGTTTTGGCTCTCGGTGGTAGTAAACATCCGATGGAAGTCTTTAAAACCTTCCGAGGACGCGAACCCAGCACAGCTCCTTTGCTGCGTCATAGTGGTTTAGCAAAAGTCTAA
- a CDS encoding EVE domain-containing protein, with product MAYWLLKSEPHVYSYADLERDRQTIWDGVNNNLALKYIRTMQPKDLALIYHTGDERRAIGIAEVISLPYVDPKLDDPKRAVVDVKAVRSLPQPVTLAQIKQDPDFEGFDLIRISRLSVVPVSEVHWQKILKLAEL from the coding sequence ATGGCTTATTGGCTTCTCAAAAGTGAACCTCACGTCTATTCCTACGCCGACCTCGAACGCGATCGCCAAACAATTTGGGATGGCGTAAATAATAATTTGGCGCTCAAATATATCCGCACCATGCAGCCCAAGGATTTAGCCTTGATCTATCACACAGGTGATGAGCGTCGCGCTATAGGTATTGCTGAAGTGATTAGTCTTCCCTATGTTGATCCCAAATTAGATGATCCCAAACGAGCTGTCGTTGATGTCAAGGCAGTGCGATCGCTACCACAACCCGTCACCCTTGCCCAAATCAAACAAGACCCTGATTTTGAAGGTTTTGACCTCATTCGCATCAGTCGTCTCTCAGTTGTGCCTGTATCAGAAGTACATTGGCAAAAAATTTTGAAACTAGCTGAACTGTAG
- the gltB gene encoding glutamate synthase large subunit, with the protein MEVSRVNTSQSNQSNQSVQSGTANLIQGPSWLVEERDACGVGFIADKEGRASHKILSNALKALTCMEHRGGCSADQDSGDGAGIMTAIPWSLLQKEIPEIDPAHTAVGMFFFPQERDRTAICREITERIAEEEGLKLLKWRVVPVNPEVLGVQARENQPHIEQAAFIADADHQNTDQIERAIYITRRRIKLEIEKLFPTGGSNFYIASLSNTTIIYKGMVRSAILDAFYADLQNPDYVSAYAIYHRRFSTNTLPKWPLAQPMRFLGHNGEINTMQGNTNWFLARQGDLSHPNWVDAKGDRIKDLLPVLKPNESDSATLDHVFELLIETGHSPLEAIMILVPEAYENQPDLSDRPEIVDFYEYYSGLQEAWDGPALLAFSDGKIVGAALDRNGLRPARYVITNDGMVIVSSEAGTVDIPEADIVEKGRLGPGQTIAVDLQTHEILHNWDIKQRVATTHPYGEWIKQYRKHLESKPFAESPALDEQTVLTHQTAFGYTLEDVEMVIEAMAQDGKEPVFCMGDDVPLAFLSQRPHLLYDYFKQRFAQVTNPPIDPLREGTVMSLSMYLGERANLLLATPEAANQIKISSPVINETELEELQNLGFDNAKLDMLFPVSAGANGLKEAIAKLTNSAVAAVRSGAKLLILSDRNLSTENAYIPPLLAVGAVHHRLCAEGIRMKASIVVDTAQCWSTHHFACLIGYGASAICPYMALETTRQWWGKAKTQTQMQTGKIKSLTITQVQDSYRKAVEGGLLKILSKMGISLLSSYSGAQIFEAIGIGAEVIETSFKGTVSRVGGVNFADIASELLNFHAQAFPELKQKKLENYGFVQYRPTGEYHMNSPEMAKALHKAVAGDGYDHYEVYRTQLQNRTPTALRDLLEFKSDRPSIPLEEVEDVSEILKRFCTGAMSLGALSREAHEVLAIAMNRVGGKSNCGEGGEDPIRYLPINDVDANGISATFPHLKGLKNGDTANSAIKQIASGRFGVTPSYLVSSNQLEIKVAQGAKPGEGGQLPGPKVSSYIAMLRNSKAGVSLISPPPHHDIYSIEDLAQLIYDLHQINPTAKVSVKLVSEIGIGTIAAGVAKANADIIQISGYDGGTGASPLSSIKHAGSPWELGLAEVHTSLMVNKLRDRVLLRVDGGFKTGWDVAIAALLGGEEYGFGTAAMIAEGCIMARVCHTNKCPVGVTSQLEQFRKRFPGTPEHVVNFLYFVAEEVRQILAKLGYKSLKEIIGRSDLLAKRQDLKLAKLDLQQVNLDCLINLPDTKSDRSWLEHSPTSHSNGAVLDDAILADLEVQQAIANQTDLNKTYKIVNTDRSVGARVSGAIAKKYGNSGLASHLYLEFVGAAGQSFGAFNINGVNLSVIGEANDYIGKGINGGTISIKPSPESTFNPADNSIVGNTCLYGATGGYLFVNGRAGERFGVRNSGAKAVVEGTGDHCCEYMTGGVIVVLGTTGRNVGAGMTGGIAYFLDIDGKFKERLSQEVLKVQRVSTAAGENQLKELIQSSYEHTGSSRAKEILNNWSTYLPKFWQVVPPSEQNSPEATDAFAVAATV; encoded by the coding sequence ATGGAAGTGAGCCGCGTGAATACAAGTCAGTCTAATCAGTCCAATCAGTCTGTTCAGTCTGGAACTGCTAATCTTATCCAAGGTCCATCTTGGCTAGTGGAAGAGCGTGATGCCTGCGGAGTGGGCTTTATTGCTGACAAGGAAGGGCGGGCTAGTCATAAAATTCTCAGCAATGCGCTCAAAGCTTTGACTTGTATGGAACATCGTGGCGGCTGTAGTGCAGACCAAGATTCGGGAGATGGCGCAGGGATTATGACCGCAATTCCTTGGAGCCTCTTACAAAAGGAAATTCCCGAAATCGATCCTGCCCATACCGCAGTGGGGATGTTTTTCTTTCCTCAGGAACGCGATCGCACCGCTATTTGTCGCGAAATTACTGAAAGAATTGCAGAGGAAGAAGGGCTGAAGCTCTTAAAATGGCGTGTTGTACCTGTTAATCCAGAGGTGTTAGGAGTTCAGGCCCGCGAAAATCAGCCCCATATTGAGCAAGCTGCATTTATAGCCGATGCTGATCATCAAAATACCGATCAGATCGAACGCGCCATTTATATCACTCGTCGGCGGATTAAGTTAGAAATTGAAAAGCTCTTTCCCACTGGCGGTAGTAACTTCTACATCGCGTCGCTATCAAATACCACGATTATCTATAAGGGCATGGTGCGATCGGCAATTCTGGATGCCTTTTATGCTGATCTCCAAAATCCTGATTATGTATCGGCTTACGCGATCTATCACCGTCGCTTTAGCACCAATACTTTACCCAAATGGCCCCTTGCTCAGCCAATGCGTTTCCTTGGTCATAATGGCGAAATTAACACGATGCAGGGGAATACCAATTGGTTCTTGGCGCGTCAAGGCGATCTCTCCCATCCTAATTGGGTTGATGCTAAAGGCGATCGCATTAAGGATCTATTGCCAGTTCTCAAGCCCAATGAGAGCGATTCCGCAACCTTAGATCACGTCTTTGAATTGCTGATTGAAACAGGGCATAGTCCTCTCGAAGCAATCATGATCCTTGTACCAGAAGCCTATGAGAACCAACCAGATTTAAGCGATCGCCCCGAAATTGTCGATTTCTATGAATATTACAGTGGCTTGCAAGAGGCCTGGGATGGTCCCGCCTTGCTTGCCTTTAGCGATGGCAAAATCGTTGGTGCGGCGCTAGATCGCAATGGCTTACGTCCTGCGCGTTATGTGATTACTAACGATGGCATGGTAATTGTTAGCTCTGAGGCAGGCACAGTCGATATTCCTGAAGCGGATATCGTCGAGAAGGGTCGTCTTGGTCCCGGCCAAACGATCGCCGTTGATCTGCAAACCCATGAAATTTTGCATAACTGGGACATTAAGCAACGGGTGGCGACTACCCATCCCTACGGTGAATGGATTAAGCAGTACCGCAAGCATCTGGAATCCAAGCCCTTTGCGGAATCCCCCGCCCTTGATGAGCAAACTGTGCTGACTCACCAAACCGCCTTCGGTTACACCCTTGAAGATGTGGAAATGGTGATCGAAGCGATGGCTCAAGATGGTAAGGAGCCAGTGTTCTGTATGGGTGATGATGTGCCACTTGCCTTTCTATCCCAACGTCCGCACCTGCTCTATGACTACTTCAAGCAGCGCTTTGCACAGGTGACAAATCCGCCGATCGATCCTCTGCGGGAAGGAACGGTCATGTCCTTATCCATGTATTTGGGCGAAAGAGCGAATTTACTGCTTGCCACTCCTGAAGCCGCCAACCAAATTAAGATCAGCAGTCCTGTCATTAATGAAACCGAGTTAGAGGAATTGCAAAACTTAGGTTTTGATAATGCCAAACTGGATATGCTCTTTCCTGTCTCTGCGGGGGCAAATGGACTCAAAGAGGCGATCGCTAAGTTAACGAATAGTGCTGTTGCCGCAGTGCGTAGTGGCGCAAAGCTACTGATTTTAAGCGATCGCAACTTGAGTACGGAAAACGCCTATATTCCACCATTGCTAGCCGTGGGAGCCGTGCATCATCGCCTCTGCGCCGAAGGCATCCGCATGAAGGCTTCGATTGTGGTGGATACGGCTCAATGTTGGAGTACTCATCATTTTGCTTGTCTGATTGGTTACGGAGCCAGTGCGATCTGTCCTTACATGGCTCTGGAAACTACGCGCCAATGGTGGGGCAAAGCCAAGACCCAAACCCAGATGCAAACTGGCAAAATCAAGTCTTTGACAATTACTCAAGTCCAAGACAGCTACCGCAAGGCAGTTGAAGGTGGCTTGTTGAAGATTCTCTCGAAAATGGGAATTTCACTGCTGTCTAGTTATAGTGGCGCACAAATTTTTGAAGCGATCGGTATTGGCGCAGAAGTGATCGAAACTTCCTTTAAGGGAACGGTTTCCCGTGTCGGTGGAGTCAATTTTGCAGATATTGCCTCAGAACTTCTCAACTTCCATGCTCAAGCCTTCCCTGAATTAAAACAGAAGAAGCTAGAGAACTATGGCTTTGTGCAGTATCGCCCCACGGGTGAATACCACATGAATAGCCCTGAAATGGCGAAGGCTTTACACAAAGCGGTTGCTGGTGATGGTTATGACCATTACGAGGTCTACAGAACTCAGCTACAAAATCGCACTCCTACAGCATTGCGTGATCTGCTCGAATTTAAGAGCGATCGCCCTAGCATTCCCCTCGAAGAAGTAGAAGATGTTTCCGAAATCCTGAAACGATTCTGTACGGGAGCTATGTCCCTCGGAGCCTTGAGCCGAGAAGCCCATGAGGTATTAGCGATCGCGATGAATCGTGTCGGTGGTAAATCTAATTGTGGTGAAGGCGGCGAAGATCCAATCCGTTATCTGCCAATCAACGATGTCGATGCTAACGGCATTTCGGCAACATTCCCTCACCTCAAAGGTTTGAAGAACGGTGATACAGCGAACTCAGCGATTAAACAAATTGCATCGGGACGTTTTGGTGTCACTCCTTCCTATTTAGTCAGTTCCAATCAATTAGAAATTAAGGTTGCCCAAGGTGCGAAACCAGGAGAAGGTGGACAGCTTCCCGGACCTAAGGTCAGCAGCTACATTGCAATGTTGCGAAATTCCAAAGCAGGGGTTTCTCTAATTTCGCCTCCTCCCCATCACGATATCTATTCCATCGAAGATCTCGCACAGCTAATCTACGATTTGCACCAGATCAATCCCACCGCTAAGGTTTCCGTCAAACTAGTATCGGAAATTGGTATCGGCACGATCGCTGCGGGTGTGGCTAAAGCTAATGCCGACATCATCCAAATCTCTGGCTACGATGGTGGTACAGGTGCATCACCATTAAGCTCGATTAAGCACGCTGGTTCACCTTGGGAACTAGGTTTAGCGGAAGTACATACATCGCTAATGGTGAACAAATTGCGCGATCGCGTATTACTGCGCGTCGATGGCGGCTTTAAAACTGGTTGGGATGTGGCGATCGCGGCTCTCCTCGGTGGTGAAGAATATGGCTTTGGTACGGCGGCGATGATTGCTGAAGGTTGCATCATGGCTCGCGTTTGCCATACAAACAAATGTCCCGTCGGTGTAACTTCCCAATTAGAACAGTTCCGCAAGCGCTTCCCTGGTACTCCTGAACACGTTGTCAACTTCCTCTATTTCGTTGCCGAAGAAGTACGCCAAATCCTTGCCAAACTTGGTTATAAATCCCTCAAAGAGATCATCGGACGCTCTGATCTCTTAGCTAAGCGTCAAGACTTGAAGTTGGCGAAACTCGATCTCCAACAAGTGAATCTCGACTGCTTGATTAATCTGCCTGATACCAAGAGCGATCGCAGTTGGTTAGAGCATTCTCCAACTTCTCACAGCAATGGTGCAGTGCTTGATGACGCAATCCTAGCGGATCTCGAAGTACAACAGGCGATCGCTAATCAAACTGACCTCAACAAAACCTACAAGATTGTCAATACTGATCGCTCCGTCGGTGCAAGGGTATCAGGAGCGATCGCGAAGAAATACGGTAATTCTGGTCTGGCAAGTCACCTCTATCTTGAATTTGTGGGTGCAGCAGGTCAGAGCTTTGGTGCATTCAACATCAATGGCGTAAATCTGTCAGTCATTGGTGAAGCCAACGACTATATCGGCAAAGGAATTAACGGCGGTACGATTAGCATCAAGCCCAGCCCTGAAAGCACCTTCAATCCTGCCGATAATTCCATTGTTGGTAATACCTGTCTCTATGGTGCGACGGGTGGTTATCTATTCGTAAATGGACGTGCTGGCGAACGCTTTGGTGTCCGTAACTCTGGTGCAAAAGCAGTTGTCGAAGGCACAGGCGATCACTGTTGCGAATACATGACTGGTGGCGTAATCGTGGTTCTTGGAACTACAGGTCGTAACGTTGGTGCAGGTATGACAGGCGGTATTGCCTACTTCCTCGATATCGATGGCAAATTCAAAGAGCGCCTCAGCCAAGAAGTTCTCAAAGTCCAAAGAGTTAGCACCGCCGCAGGTGAGAATCAGCTTAAGGAATTGATTCAGTCTAGCTATGAGCATACTGGTAGTTCTAGAGCCAAGGAAATTCTCAATAACTGGTCAACCTATTTGCCTAAGTTCTGGCAAGTTGTCCCTCCTTCGGAACAGAATAGCCCAGAGGCAACAGATGCATTTGCTGTAGCTGCAACAGTCTAA
- a CDS encoding DMT family protein, with the protein MLTVILLICSNVFMTLAWYGHLKFFQNQSLLFVILASWGIAFFEYCFQVPANRFGYGEFTATQLKLIQEAISILTFIAFAIIVLGESMKWNYVVAFGLMMLAVWFAVAIK; encoded by the coding sequence ATGCTCACAGTTATTTTGTTAATCTGTTCTAATGTGTTCATGACCCTTGCATGGTATGGACATCTAAAGTTTTTTCAAAATCAATCTCTCTTATTTGTGATTTTGGCGAGTTGGGGAATTGCCTTTTTTGAATACTGTTTTCAAGTTCCTGCAAATCGATTTGGCTATGGAGAATTTACCGCTACGCAATTAAAACTCATCCAAGAAGCAATCTCAATTCTCACCTTCATTGCTTTTGCCATAATCGTTTTGGGTGAGAGTATGAAATGGAATTATGTTGTCGCATTTGGGCTAATGATGTTGGCAGTATGGTTTGCAGTTGCGATTAAGTAA